A stretch of the Methanobacterium veterum genome encodes the following:
- a CDS encoding SPFH domain-containing protein has product MDLFLAILIILVLLVVAFKGVKILRPYEKGVVERLGKYSRTVESGLVIIIPFVETIRKVDMREQVVDVPPQEVITKDNTVVVVDCVIFYEVVDPFNAVYNVVNFYQAITKLAQTNLRNIIGDLELDQTLTSREQINSQLREVLDLATDKWGTRVVRVEIQKIEPPTDIVEAMSKQMKAERMKRAAILEAEGYKQSEIKKAEGDKQAAILEAQGKAEAIKAVADADKYQEIAIAEGEAKAILTVYGAIHEGNPTNDLLAIKYMEALQKVADGKATKIFLPLETSGVLGSIAGISELFKEKDKEDKEIQPMKVKVKTDI; this is encoded by the coding sequence ATGGATTTATTTTTGGCAATTTTAATTATTCTGGTCTTACTGGTTGTGGCATTTAAAGGTGTCAAAATTTTAAGACCTTATGAGAAAGGAGTGGTTGAAAGACTCGGTAAATACAGTCGGACTGTTGAAAGCGGGCTTGTAATAATTATTCCCTTCGTAGAAACTATTAGAAAAGTAGATATGAGAGAACAGGTTGTGGATGTTCCTCCACAGGAAGTTATAACCAAAGATAACACTGTTGTTGTGGTGGACTGTGTTATATTTTATGAAGTTGTGGACCCATTTAACGCTGTTTACAACGTCGTTAATTTTTATCAGGCCATCACTAAACTTGCACAAACAAATTTAAGGAATATAATCGGTGATTTAGAGCTTGACCAAACATTAACTTCCCGTGAGCAGATAAATTCCCAGTTAAGAGAAGTTTTAGATCTCGCAACTGATAAATGGGGTACAAGGGTTGTCCGTGTTGAAATTCAAAAAATTGAACCCCCCACAGATATTGTAGAAGCCATGTCCAAACAGATGAAGGCTGAAAGGATGAAAAGAGCCGCAATTCTAGAAGCTGAAGGGTATAAACAATCTGAAATTAAAAAAGCAGAAGGGGACAAACAGGCAGCTATTCTTGAAGCTCAAGGTAAAGCTGAAGCTATTAAAGCAGTTGCAGATGCTGATAAATATCAGGAAATTGCAATTGCAGAAGGTGAAGCAAAGGCAATACTTACAGTATACGGAGCAATACATGAAGGAAACCCTACAAACGACCTTTTAGCTATTAAATACATGGAAGCGCTTCAAAAGGTTGCAGATGGAAAAGCAACAAAAATATTCCTGCCTCTTGAAACTTCAGGAGTTTTAGGATCAATAGCAGGTATTTCCGAACTCTTCAAAGAAAAAGATAAAGAAGATAAAGAAATACAGCCTATGAAAGTAAAAGTAAAAACAGATATTTAA
- a CDS encoding acyltransferase produces the protein MPIFKDLRGKGLKSIFLGSPNENFGIQNSATIGLSYRRGSKSPVIGKNSVIRSNTVIYDDVKIGNNFKTGHNVLIREKTTIGNDVLVGTNTVVEGNCKIGSNVSIQSNVYVPTDSLIEDYVFIGPCACFTNDRYPIRVDYDLEGPVIRHGASIGANSTFLSGVEVGEGAMVAAGAIVTRDVPPFYLAIGAPARLRPLPPQFNVLNKIK, from the coding sequence ATGCCAATATTTAAAGATTTACGTGGAAAGGGCTTAAAAAGTATCTTTTTAGGGTCTCCAAATGAAAATTTTGGAATTCAAAATAGTGCAACAATTGGGTTAAGCTATAGGCGAGGAAGTAAATCTCCAGTAATTGGCAAAAATTCTGTCATCCGTTCAAATACAGTTATATATGACGATGTTAAGATTGGCAATAATTTTAAAACAGGACATAATGTTTTAATTCGAGAAAAAACCACTATAGGTAATGATGTTCTTGTGGGAACCAATACGGTTGTGGAAGGAAACTGTAAGATAGGGAGCAATGTAAGTATACAATCAAATGTTTATGTCCCCACAGATTCTTTAATAGAAGATTATGTATTTATAGGGCCATGTGCCTGTTTTACTAATGATAGGTACCCTATACGGGTTGATTATGATCTTGAGGGTCCAGTTATAAGACATGGAGCTTCAATTGGGGCAAATTCAACATTTTTATCCGGTGTTGAAGTTGGAGAAGGAGCTATGGTTGCAGCAGGTGCAATTGTAACCCGTGATGTTCCTCCATTTTATCTTGCAATAGGTGCTCCAGCGAGATTAAGACCTCTTCCGCCGCAGTTTAATGTTTTAAATAAAATAAAATAA
- a CDS encoding ATPase, giving the protein MRFKKEDIISSICRIREEIGHENVKPAIKDIIFNENTGVMLIITADRPEKSVVIGKGGWVVGKLKEELNINSIHVEAYPDILLKEYKMKLTLEKLDEILKTVKLADPNPLENLYHLLNQRIGNIADFDTVLKDWNVEESKNNRAVVALSGGVDSSFSLIIAKLMGFNPIAVTVNPGNIILPRYFQKNVEALSAKLNVKHVYINVEMDDIINDSLEGRFHPCGRCSKVIEGAVLDYAKENKMEFLIYGDLLSTGNQSIVLGEDLIKINLPAMLSVTKGEIKKLASKYEVYRKGGYGCPLINEVHKKYPHMRKFSIQRVLRETRAGILEPGEALEMIMKIK; this is encoded by the coding sequence TTGAGATTTAAAAAAGAAGACATAATAAGCAGCATATGCCGGATAAGAGAAGAAATAGGTCATGAAAATGTGAAACCTGCCATTAAAGATATAATATTTAATGAAAATACAGGTGTTATGCTAATTATAACTGCAGATAGGCCTGAAAAATCTGTAGTAATAGGAAAAGGAGGATGGGTTGTTGGGAAACTTAAAGAAGAACTGAATATTAACTCCATTCACGTAGAAGCTTATCCAGATATATTACTTAAAGAATATAAAATGAAATTAACACTTGAAAAGTTAGATGAAATATTAAAAACAGTAAAATTAGCGGATCCTAATCCACTTGAAAATTTGTATCATCTTTTAAACCAGAGAATTGGAAATATAGCTGATTTTGATACTGTTTTAAAGGATTGGAATGTTGAGGAATCTAAAAATAACAGAGCAGTAGTAGCACTGTCTGGGGGAGTAGACAGCAGTTTTTCCCTTATTATAGCTAAACTTATGGGATTTAACCCAATTGCAGTTACTGTTAACCCTGGAAATATAATTCTCCCACGATACTTTCAAAAAAATGTGGAAGCTTTAAGTGCTAAACTTAATGTAAAACATGTATATATCAACGTCGAAATGGATGACATAATTAATGATTCCCTTGAAGGTAGATTTCATCCCTGCGGAAGATGTTCCAAAGTTATCGAAGGGGCTGTTTTAGATTATGCAAAAGAAAATAAAATGGAATTTTTAATTTATGGGGATCTTTTATCTACCGGAAACCAGTCCATTGTTCTAGGTGAAGATCTTATAAAAATAAATTTACCTGCAATGCTTTCTGTTACAAAGGGTGAAATAAAAAAATTAGCTTCCAAATATGAGGTTTATAGAAAAGGAGGTTACGGCTGCCCACTTATAAATGAAGTACATAAAAAATACCCCCACATGAGAAAATTTTCTATACAAAGAGTGTTAAGGGAAACACGTGCTGGGATATTAGAACCAGGTGAAGCCCTTGAGATGATAATGAAGATCAAATAA
- a CDS encoding DUF3096 domain-containing protein has translation MKSDAKPQILGIIAIIFGILILIFPPLLSYLVGIFLIAYGILEVIK, from the coding sequence ATGAAATCCGATGCAAAACCTCAGATACTGGGAATAATAGCGATAATCTTTGGTATACTTATACTGATATTCCCGCCGCTTCTCAGTTATTTAGTTGGGATTTTCCTTATAGCTTACGGAATACTAGAAGTCATTAAATAA
- a CDS encoding PAS domain S-box protein — translation MSILIVEDEGITALNIKNLLENWGYENPLIVLSIKNIFQEVAEYKPDLILMDINLNEDIDGIEIAKQLQTDFDIPVIYLTAHSDEVLVERAKLTEHYGYIIKPFNDEELRITIDHALYKHKMEMELKKANKHLQIELEKKESIEKELKNSEEKFRGIVEQSYDGIALIGENGSIIEWNHGMEKITGVKEEHILGKTIWDMPDELYLKEKSHELYNHFEKDVMGFVGSKNSSLSGKLFEGTVTNVDGSIKAVQIRHFPIKTNNKRIVAGIAHDITEQKKMEDELKTAKTNLELKIKERTRELIKSNEELKKEIIERKNAEKALTKSRNFLDKIINSIADPVFVKDKRHRWILLNDAFCKLMGYPREELLGKSDYNFLSAHEASIFWDKDEEVFKTGIENVNEEEVTDSEGNVHTLVTKKTLYSDNSGEKYLVAVIRDITELKDAENTIKKSESYYKTIFENTGAATFIVEEDTTISLVNAEFEKICGYSKEEIEGIKSWKEFVAPEYLKKMEEYHNFRRINLDRAPKKYEFKFVDRYGNIKNVLTTMDIISGTKKSLASLLDITDKKTAIDALRESEARLKIAMDMAKLVHWEYDVDLDLYTFDNQFYRLYGTTVDREGGSQMSSKEYAKRFLPPEESHMVMEGIAETLETDDPNFSKKSEHSIIRADGEKRFILVRCEIVKDAEGRTIKTYGVNQDITELKMAEKEIEENLKKLDVLNRVIVTANSSDNLQSLLKDILNLVLEFMNFEVGAIYLIDEKEGMAKLEHFTEDVNSFSIDNIKIDDYPFSKVYIEGLSLFVDDFDEIPPENLKPSNFESLAVVPIYSKEKIIGSFNILSRNKHYFTQKEKDIINSIGGEIGSTISKLVTEEKMKKLITELKRSNDELRQFAYITSHDLQEPLRTIASFTQLLERRYKNKLDSDADEFIDYIVEASIRMKQMILDLLEYSRLTRVEKKCEPLKIEDMLLNIFDNLNLLIMENKAQITYENLPTVFADESQLFRVFQNLIENAIKFKKENEDPQIHISTYFDEKNKEHVFSVSDNGIGIEEQYFNRIFTLFQRLHTREEYEGTGIGLSISKRIIENHGGKMWVESEYGNGATFYFTIKNKS, via the coding sequence ATGTCAATATTGATTGTGGAAGATGAAGGAATTACAGCTTTAAATATTAAGAACCTGTTAGAAAATTGGGGGTATGAAAACCCTTTAATTGTGTTGTCTATTAAAAATATCTTTCAAGAGGTAGCAGAATATAAGCCTGATTTAATTTTAATGGATATCAACCTCAATGAAGATATAGATGGGATTGAAATTGCAAAGCAATTACAAACTGATTTTGATATTCCAGTTATATACTTAACAGCCCACAGCGATGAAGTGCTGGTTGAAAGGGCTAAATTAACAGAACATTATGGATATATTATCAAACCGTTCAACGATGAAGAATTGAGAATAACTATAGATCATGCTCTTTACAAGCATAAGATGGAAATGGAATTGAAGAAAGCCAATAAACATCTGCAAATTGAACTGGAAAAGAAAGAAAGTATTGAAAAAGAGCTTAAAAATAGTGAAGAGAAATTTAGGGGTATTGTAGAGCAGTCCTATGACGGTATAGCTCTTATTGGCGAAAATGGATCAATAATTGAATGGAACCATGGAATGGAAAAAATTACGGGGGTTAAAGAAGAGCATATTCTGGGAAAAACAATATGGGATATGCCTGATGAGTTATACCTTAAAGAAAAATCCCATGAGTTATATAATCATTTTGAAAAAGATGTAATGGGATTTGTTGGGAGTAAAAACAGTAGTTTATCTGGTAAATTATTTGAAGGGACAGTTACAAATGTAGATGGCTCAATAAAAGCTGTACAGATAAGACATTTTCCTATCAAAACAAATAATAAACGAATAGTTGCAGGTATAGCACATGATATTACAGAACAAAAAAAGATGGAAGATGAACTTAAAACAGCAAAGACTAACTTGGAGTTAAAAATTAAGGAACGGACTCGAGAACTTATAAAATCTAATGAAGAATTAAAAAAAGAAATTATCGAGCGTAAAAATGCTGAAAAGGCCCTTACAAAATCAAGAAACTTTCTGGATAAAATTATAAACTCAATTGCTGATCCTGTTTTTGTTAAGGATAAAAGGCATCGGTGGATACTTTTAAATGATGCTTTCTGTAAATTAATGGGATACCCCCGGGAAGAACTTTTAGGAAAATCAGATTATAACTTTTTATCTGCGCATGAAGCTAGTATTTTCTGGGATAAAGACGAAGAAGTGTTTAAAACAGGTATTGAAAATGTAAATGAGGAAGAAGTTACAGATTCTGAAGGTAACGTGCACACTTTAGTCACTAAAAAGACTTTGTACTCTGATAATTCTGGAGAAAAATATCTTGTAGCTGTTATTCGGGATATTACTGAACTTAAAGATGCTGAAAATACAATTAAAAAGTCAGAATCTTATTATAAAACCATATTTGAGAATACTGGAGCAGCGACATTTATTGTTGAAGAAGATACCACCATATCTCTTGTGAATGCAGAGTTTGAAAAGATTTGTGGATATTCAAAAGAGGAAATAGAAGGTATAAAAAGCTGGAAAGAATTTGTAGCTCCTGAGTATCTAAAAAAAATGGAAGAATACCATAATTTCAGACGAATTAATCTGGACAGGGCTCCAAAAAAATATGAATTCAAATTTGTTGACAGGTATGGTAACATTAAAAATGTTTTAACAACTATGGATATAATATCTGGGACTAAAAAAAGTTTAGCATCTCTTCTGGACATAACTGATAAAAAAACAGCTATAGATGCTCTGCGTGAAAGTGAAGCTCGACTTAAAATTGCTATGGATATGGCTAAGTTAGTACATTGGGAATATGATGTTGATTTGGATTTATATACTTTTGATAATCAATTTTATAGGTTGTATGGTACTACTGTGGACCGTGAGGGCGGATCACAGATGTCTTCTAAGGAATATGCCAAAAGGTTCTTGCCTCCTGAAGAATCCCATATGGTAATGGAAGGCATAGCTGAAACTTTAGAAACGGACGATCCTAATTTTTCTAAAAAATCTGAACACTCAATCATAAGGGCTGATGGTGAAAAACGTTTTATATTGGTCCGTTGTGAGATTGTAAAAGACGCAGAAGGTCGAACCATTAAAACTTACGGCGTGAATCAGGATATTACAGAACTTAAAATGGCTGAAAAAGAAATAGAAGAGAATCTTAAAAAATTAGACGTGCTCAATAGGGTGATTGTAACTGCAAATAGTTCAGATAATCTTCAATCGCTTTTGAAAGATATTTTGAACCTTGTTTTGGAATTTATGAATTTTGAAGTAGGTGCAATTTATTTAATTGATGAAAAGGAAGGAATGGCCAAACTAGAACATTTTACAGAAGATGTAAATAGTTTTAGTATTGATAACATTAAAATTGATGATTATCCATTCAGTAAGGTATATATCGAGGGATTGTCCCTTTTTGTAGACGATTTTGATGAAATCCCTCCTGAAAACTTAAAACCCTCAAATTTTGAGTCACTTGCAGTAGTTCCAATATATTCAAAAGAAAAAATTATAGGATCTTTTAATATTTTAAGCAGAAATAAACATTATTTCACGCAAAAAGAGAAAGATATCATTAATTCTATAGGGGGGGAAATAGGAAGTACAATTTCTAAGTTGGTCACTGAAGAAAAAATGAAGAAATTAATAACAGAATTAAAGCGTTCCAATGATGAACTTCGCCAGTTTGCCTACATTACTTCTCATGATCTTCAAGAGCCCCTTAGAACCATTGCAAGCTTCACGCAACTTTTAGAGCGGCGTTATAAAAATAAACTTGACAGTGATGCTGATGAGTTCATTGATTATATAGTTGAAGCATCAATACGAATGAAACAGATGATTCTTGATTTACTTGAATATTCAAGGTTGACAAGGGTAGAAAAAAAATGTGAACCATTAAAAATTGAAGATATGCTTCTTAATATCTTTGATAATCTAAATCTCCTAATTATGGAGAATAAAGCTCAGATTACCTATGAAAACCTTCCTACCGTGTTTGCAGATGAAAGTCAGCTCTTTAGAGTATTCCAAAATCTAATTGAAAATGCTATAAAATTTAAAAAAGAAAATGAAGACCCTCAGATACATATTTCAACATATTTTGATGAAAAAAATAAAGAACATGTTTTCAGCGTGTCTGATAACGGCATTGGAATTGAAGAGCAGTATTTTAATCGTATTTTTACTCTATTTCAGAGGTTACATACTCGGGAAGAATATGAAGGAACTGGAATTGGATTATCAATCTCTAAAAGAATCATTGAAAATCACGGCGGTAAAATGTGGGTTGAATCAGAATATGGTAATGGGGCGACGTTTTATTTTACTATCAAGAATAAATCTTAA
- a CDS encoding PAS domain S-box protein yields MDNTETIKILLFEDNLGDTGLIEFMLEESTDFLYELKNVETLNEGLKILKFQLFDVILLDLGLPDSDGIETFIEVNKKCHETPIIILTGLTDGKTGINAVKMGAQDYLVKGQVESTLLERSIKYSIERKKAEEKIQIFANIVESSDDAIITKSFDGTVISWNRGAEQIYGYAADEIIGKSISILESDIFKGETKRLIEKIKDGERIRHYETLRLRKDNSLINVSITLSPVFDTSGELVAISTIGRDITERKRAEEELKLANMYNRSLIEASLDPMVTIGPDGKINDVNYSTELITGYSRDELIGTDFSDYFTEPEKAREVYQQVFQDEKVFNYALEIKHRKGHITPVLYNASVYRDESDDIIGVFAAARDITERKQAEEKLKEIIEELERSNYELQQFAYITSHDLQEPLRTIASYTQLIERRYRNKLDDDADEFIDFIVEAAIRMKDMIQGLLYYSRVGTKGGELKSTNTEELLEIVLYNLNAAIKENNVTVTHDKLPAVVADEGQLIQLLQNLISNAIKFKKDDEYPRVHISAFEGENEYIFSVADNGIGIEPQYFNRIFEVFKRLHTSVEYEGTGIGLSISKRIIERHGGRMWVESEAGNGSIFYFTIPFITESIKS; encoded by the coding sequence ATGGATAACACTGAAACTATTAAAATATTACTCTTTGAAGATAATCTTGGAGATACGGGCTTAATTGAGTTTATGCTTGAGGAATCTACTGATTTTTTATATGAACTTAAAAACGTTGAAACATTAAATGAAGGTCTTAAAATCCTTAAATTCCAATTATTCGATGTAATATTGTTAGATCTAGGCCTTCCAGATAGTGATGGTATTGAAACGTTTATTGAGGTAAATAAAAAATGTCATGAAACTCCTATTATAATTTTAACTGGATTAACTGATGGGAAGACTGGAATTAATGCGGTTAAGATGGGAGCTCAAGATTATCTTGTTAAGGGGCAGGTAGAAAGTACATTGTTAGAACGTTCTATTAAGTATTCAATTGAACGTAAAAAAGCTGAAGAGAAAATTCAGATATTTGCAAATATTGTTGAGTCATCGGACGATGCTATCATAACTAAATCGTTTGACGGCACTGTTATAAGTTGGAATAGGGGAGCAGAACAAATTTATGGATATGCGGCTGATGAAATAATCGGAAAATCTATTTCTATCCTAGAATCAGATATATTTAAGGGAGAAACAAAGAGATTAATTGAAAAGATTAAAGATGGAGAAAGAATCCGGCATTATGAGACTTTAAGGCTGAGAAAAGATAACAGTTTGATCAATGTTTCAATAACACTTTCTCCAGTTTTTGATACTTCTGGAGAACTTGTTGCTATTTCAACTATTGGTCGAGATATAACTGAACGAAAAAGGGCAGAAGAAGAGCTTAAACTGGCAAATATGTATAATCGTAGTTTGATCGAAGCCAGTTTAGATCCTATGGTTACTATTGGTCCTGATGGAAAGATTAATGATGTAAATTATTCTACCGAGTTAATCACGGGTTATTCTAGGGATGAACTTATTGGCACTGATTTTTCAGATTATTTTACTGAACCTGAAAAGGCCAGAGAGGTTTACCAGCAGGTTTTTCAGGATGAAAAAGTGTTCAACTATGCGCTTGAAATCAAACATAGAAAAGGACATATAACCCCTGTTTTATATAATGCATCGGTCTATCGTGATGAGTCTGATGATATTATTGGTGTTTTTGCTGCTGCGCGTGATATCACAGAAAGAAAACAAGCAGAAGAGAAACTTAAGGAGATCATAGAAGAACTTGAACGTTCTAATTATGAATTACAGCAGTTTGCATATATCACCTCCCATGACCTTCAGGAGCCGCTTAGAACCATTGCAAGTTATACTCAATTAATTGAAAGACGTTACAGAAATAAACTGGATGATGATGCAGATGAATTCATTGATTTTATAGTTGAGGCTGCCATACGCATGAAGGATATGATCCAGGGTCTGCTTTATTATTCTCGTGTTGGTACAAAGGGTGGAGAATTGAAGTCGACGAATACTGAAGAACTTCTTGAGATAGTTTTATATAATTTAAATGCTGCAATTAAAGAGAATAATGTTACAGTTACTCATGATAAGCTTCCTGCAGTTGTTGCAGACGAAGGGCAGCTTATTCAGCTTCTCCAAAATTTAATTAGTAATGCTATAAAGTTTAAAAAGGACGATGAATATCCTAGGGTCCATATTTCGGCCTTTGAAGGTGAAAATGAATATATTTTTTCAGTTGCAGATAATGGAATAGGAATAGAACCTCAGTACTTTAACAGAATATTTGAAGTGTTTAAAAGGCTGCATACAAGTGTTGAATATGAAGGAACTGGAATTGGATTATCAATCTCTAAAAGAATCATAGAAAGGCACGGCGGTAGAATGTGGGTTGAATCAGAAGCAGGTAATGGATCTATCTTTTATTTTACAATTCCATTCATCACTGAATCCATTAAATCTTAA
- a CDS encoding response regulator, with translation MTIKQDTTANQTVKQIEILLVEDNEGDIGLVEEVFQEAKIMNNLNIAEDGEEAMLFLHRKGKFSNVPSPDIILLDLNLSGKDGREVLKEIKEDNELKRIPVVILTTSKAEEDILKSYNLHANSYITKPVDFDQFIRVIKSIENFWLDIVKLPSKGNGSFM, from the coding sequence ATGACAATTAAACAAGATACAACGGCAAATCAGACAGTTAAACAAATAGAAATTCTTTTAGTAGAAGATAATGAAGGCGATATTGGACTGGTGGAAGAAGTTTTCCAGGAAGCAAAAATTATGAATAATCTTAATATTGCAGAAGATGGGGAAGAAGCTATGTTATTTTTACATAGGAAAGGAAAGTTTTCAAATGTTCCAAGTCCAGATATAATACTTTTAGATTTGAATTTGTCTGGAAAAGATGGACGTGAAGTTCTTAAAGAAATAAAAGAAGATAATGAGCTTAAAAGAATACCTGTAGTCATTTTAACCACTTCTAAAGCGGAGGAAGATATACTTAAATCATATAATCTTCATGCTAATTCATATATAACCAAACCAGTTGATTTTGATCAATTTATAAGAGTAATTAAGTCTATAGAAAATTTCTGGCTGGATATAGTAAAATTACCTTCAAAGGGCAATGGTTCATTCATGTAA